The window GCGACGGCGTTTTGTCGATTTCTGTTTCAGGCAACTGGCGTATTACGTTTGAATTCGTCAATGGTGATGCATATATACTGGATTACGAGGACTATCATTGATGAAAATGGCTAATCATCCCCGTCCGGGGGATATTATTCAGGAAGCGCTGGATGAGTTAAACGTCAGCCTGCGCGAATTTGCCAGAGCAATGGAGATTGCCCCCTCAACCGCGAGCCGACTGTTAACGGGCAAGGCAGCATTAACCCCGGAAATGGCGATCAAACTTTCAGTGGTGATCGGCAGTTCGCCCGAAATGTGGTTGAATCTGCAGAATGCCTGGAGTCTGGCTGAAGCGCAAAAAAGCGTGGATATCTCACGTCTGCGCAAACTGGTAGCACAGTAACGGTATTGTAGGCTGGATAAACCTGCGCTATCCGGCAGGTCTTAATGGACAAAAAAATGGCGCTACATCGGTAGCGCCATTTTTATCAGCAGAACGTCAATGGGTTATTGCAGCCCTTGCTCGTTCTCTTTTTTGGCTTCGGCTTTTTCGACTTCGCGATACCAGCGTGGGTGATGCTTCTTCGCCCAGCGGCGGCTGACCTTCCCTTCGACCATGCCTTTAATCGATCCTTTCACCCAAAATGCCATGTACATATGGATGAGGATGGCGTGCATCAAAATAATACCCGCCGCAGCGTGGATCAGCAGGCTGTAACGCACAACCTGCATTGGGAAGAACTGCGCAAAGTACGGACGCCAGATAATCACCCCGGTAATCAACAGTACAAAAATCATGCTCATGATCGACCAGAACATCATTTTTTGTCCCGCGTTGTACTTACCGACGTCCGCCACCTTGTGTTCATTGCCCTTCAGCACTTCCACAATGTTTTTCAGCCACGGAATATCTTTCTTATCCGGGATGTTGTGGTGCACAAAGCGCACAAACATGAACATCAGCGCGACGAAAATCAGCAGACCGAAGAATGGGTGCAAAATGCGGCCCATTTGCGGTGTACCGAAGGTCTGCGTCAGCCACTGCAGCGTCGGGAAGAAAAACGAAATCCCCGACAGCGACACCAGAAAGAAGCAGATCACCACTGTCCAGTGACAGGCGCGGTCGATAAACTTCGTGCGCACAATCATTTTCGACTTACTCATGATGATCCTCCTCGTCGTCGTCCACTTCCTTGTTCGGGCCAATACCGATGTAGTGATAAATCAGCCCGGCGAAGGTGGCGATAAATCCGGCGGCGGCCAGCGGTTTCAGTGCCCCTTTCCACAGATTGATAGAAGTATCTATCTGCGGATCTTTTGGCAAACCGTGGTACAACTCCGGCTGGTTGGCGTGATGCAGGACGTACATAACGTGCGTTCCACCCACACCCTGCGGGTTGTAGACACCGGCATGTTCGTAGCCGCGCGATTTCAGTTTCTCCACGCGCTGCTCGGCCATTTCCAGCATCTCTTGCTTGGTGCCGAAATGTATCGCCCCGGTCGGACACGTTTTCACGCAGGCAGGTTCCTGCCCGACGCTCACGCGATCCACACACAGCGTACATTTATACACGCGGTTATCCTCTTTATTGAGGCGCGGAATATTAAATGGACACCCGGCAATACAGTAACCGCAGCCAATGCAATGCTCTGACTGGAAATCAACAATCCCGTTGGCGTACTGGATGATGGCTCCGGCAGACGGGCACGCCTTCAGGCAGCCCGGATCTTCACAGTGCATACAGCCGTCTTTACGAATCAGCCATTCCAGCTTGCCATTCTGTTCGGTTTCGGTAAAACGCATCACCGTCCAGGATTTGGCGCTGAGATCGGCAGGGTTGTCGTACACCCCGACGCAATGGCCGACTTCATCACGGATATCGTTCCACTCTGAACATGCCACCTGACAGGCTTTACACCCAATACAAGTGGAAACGTCAATCAGCTTCGCGACTTCTGCTTTGTAATCACGTGCCTGAGGAGGCGGCGTGATGGAGTTGGTAGCGGACCTTTTGATGATGTCCTGCGTTTCCATAGACATATGATCGCCTCCCTTACGCCTTCTCGATGTTAACTAAAAACGCTTTGTATTCCGGCGTTTGCGAGTTTGCATCACCGACATTTGGTGTCAGGGTGTTGGCGATAAAGCCTTTACGCGCGACTCCTTCAAAGCCCCAGTGAATCGGGATCCCCACCGTCTCTACCTGCTGACCGTTGACGTTCAGCGAGCGCAGACGACGCGTCACCACCGCAACCGCACGAATGAACCCGCGCTTGCTGCTGACTTTCACGTGATCGCCGTTGGCAATCCCTTTCGCCGCCGCCAGCGTTTCGCTGATTTCCACAAACTGCTCTGGCTGGGCAATCGCATTCAACAACGCGTGCTTGGTCCAGGTGTGGAAATGTTCGGTCAGACGATAGGTCGTACCAACATATGGGAAGTCATTCTTGTTCCCCATACGTAACGCATCCGCTTCGTACAAACGTGCAGCCGGGTTAGAGATGACGTTCGGGTGCAGCGGGTTGGTGCCCAGCGGCGTTTCCATCGGCTCGTAGTGTTCCGGGAACGGCCCTTCCGCCAGCTTGTCGATGGCGAACAGACGACCCAGACCTTCCGGTTGCATGATAAACGGATTGGTCGCGCTACCTGGCGGTGCGTTGTTGAAGTCCGGGATATCGTTACCCGTCCACTTCGTTCCGTTCCACTTGATCAGCATACGCTTCGGATCCCACGGTTTACCCTGCGGATCGACCGATGCGCGGTTATACAGCACGCGGCGGTTCAGTGGCCATGCCCATGCCCAACCCAGCGTATTCCCCAGCCCCGACGGGTCAGAGTTATCGCGGTTAGCCATCTGGTTGCCCTGCTCGGTCCAGCTACCGGTGTAAATCCAGCAGGAGGATGCCGTGGTACCGTCATCACGCAGCAGCGCAAAGCTGTTCAGCAACTGGCCTTTCTTCGCAACCAGCACGCCGTTGGCATCATAGAGATCTTCCAGCGCATAGCCGTTGTTCTCTTTCGCCACTTCTTCTGAATGCGGTTCGTCCGGCTGCTTGTAGCTCCAGCTCATTTTCAGTACTGGCTCTACGCCTTTACCACCTTCAGTGCGATACATATTGCGCAGACGATGGTAAATACCGGCCAGAATTTCGCCGTCATTGCGCGCTTCGCCCGGTGCATCCTGACCTTTCCAGTGCCACTGCAGCCAGCGTCCGGAGTTGGCAATTGAGCCGTCTTCTTCCGCAAAGCAGGTTGATGGCAGACGGAACACTTCGGTCTGGATAGTCGACGGATCGACATCGTTCGATTCGCCATGGTTTTGCCAGAACGTTGAGGTTTCTGTCACCAGCGGATCGATAACCACCAGATACTTCAGTTTGCTCAGCGACTGCACCACTTTGTTTTTGTCCGGGAAGGACGCAACCGGGTTAAAGCCCTGACAGATGTAGCCGGTGACTTTCCCGCTATCCATCATGTTGAAGTATTTAATGACGTCGTAGGACTGATCCCACTTCGGCAGCCAGTTAAAGCCCCAGTCATTGTCTTTCTGCGCCGCATCGCCGTAGAAAGATTTCATCAGGCTAACGAAGAACTTAGGATAGTTACCCCAGTAGTTCACCTGATCGGCCAGCGTGGCTTTTGGCGTATTCGCCGTCAGATACGTTTGCAGAT of the Citrobacter freundii genome contains:
- the fdnH gene encoding formate dehydrogenase N subunit beta, with product MSMETQDIIKRSATNSITPPPQARDYKAEVAKLIDVSTCIGCKACQVACSEWNDIRDEVGHCVGVYDNPADLSAKSWTVMRFTETEQNGKLEWLIRKDGCMHCEDPGCLKACPSAGAIIQYANGIVDFQSEHCIGCGYCIAGCPFNIPRLNKEDNRVYKCTLCVDRVSVGQEPACVKTCPTGAIHFGTKQEMLEMAEQRVEKLKSRGYEHAGVYNPQGVGGTHVMYVLHHANQPELYHGLPKDPQIDTSINLWKGALKPLAAAGFIATFAGLIYHYIGIGPNKEVDDDEEDHHE
- the fdnI gene encoding formate dehydrogenase-N subunit gamma, whose protein sequence is MSKSKMIVRTKFIDRACHWTVVICFFLVSLSGISFFFPTLQWLTQTFGTPQMGRILHPFFGLLIFVALMFMFVRFVHHNIPDKKDIPWLKNIVEVLKGNEHKVADVGKYNAGQKMMFWSIMSMIFVLLITGVIIWRPYFAQFFPMQVVRYSLLIHAAAGIILMHAILIHMYMAFWVKGSIKGMVEGKVSRRWAKKHHPRWYREVEKAEAKKENEQGLQ
- a CDS encoding HigA family addiction module antitoxin — its product is MKMANHPRPGDIIQEALDELNVSLREFARAMEIAPSTASRLLTGKAALTPEMAIKLSVVIGSSPEMWLNLQNAWSLAEAQKSVDISRLRKLVAQ
- the fdnG gene encoding formate dehydrogenase-N subunit alpha: MDVSRRQFFKICAGGMAGTTVAALGFAPKMALAQARNYKLIRAKEIRNTCTYCSVGCGLLMYSLGDGAKNAKESIYHIEGDPDHPVSRGALCPKGAGLLDYVHSENRLRYPEYRAPGSDKWQRISWDEAFTRIAKLMKADRDANFIEKNEQGVTVNRWLSTGMLCASAASNETGMLTQKFVRSLGMLAVDNQARVUHGPTVASLAPTFGRGAMTNHWVDIKNANVVMVMGGNAAEAHPVGFRWAMEAKNNNDATLIVVDPRFTRTASVADIYAPIRSGTDITFLSGVLLYLIENNKINAEYVKHYTNASLLVRDDFAFEDGLFSGYDAEKRQYDKSSWNYQFDENGYAKRDETLSHPRCVWNLLKQHVSRYTPDVVENICGTPKADFLKVCEVLASTSAADRTTTFLYALGWTQHTVGAQNIRTMAMIQLLLGNMGMAGGGVNALRGHSNIQGLTDLGLLSTSLPGYLTLPSEKQTDLQTYLTANTPKATLADQVNYWGNYPKFFVSLMKSFYGDAAQKDNDWGFNWLPKWDQSYDVIKYFNMMDSGKVTGYICQGFNPVASFPDKNKVVQSLSKLKYLVVIDPLVTETSTFWQNHGESNDVDPSTIQTEVFRLPSTCFAEEDGSIANSGRWLQWHWKGQDAPGEARNDGEILAGIYHRLRNMYRTEGGKGVEPVLKMSWSYKQPDEPHSEEVAKENNGYALEDLYDANGVLVAKKGQLLNSFALLRDDGTTASSCWIYTGSWTEQGNQMANRDNSDPSGLGNTLGWAWAWPLNRRVLYNRASVDPQGKPWDPKRMLIKWNGTKWTGNDIPDFNNAPPGSATNPFIMQPEGLGRLFAIDKLAEGPFPEHYEPMETPLGTNPLHPNVISNPAARLYEADALRMGNKNDFPYVGTTYRLTEHFHTWTKHALLNAIAQPEQFVEISETLAAAKGIANGDHVKVSSKRGFIRAVAVVTRRLRSLNVNGQQVETVGIPIHWGFEGVARKGFIANTLTPNVGDANSQTPEYKAFLVNIEKA